CAGCTGTTCATCGCCCACTTCCACGAGGAGGATACGCTCGCGTTGCCCCACGGGAATGCCGGCGATCACGCGCATGCTCCCGTCCGCGCTGCGCGTGAGCCCCGGCATGCGGCGGACAACCCAGGCGATCACCCCGATGAGGAGGAGAACGGCGAACAGCCCCAGGAAGATCTCCACCACGCGGCCGCCCGCCAGGGGCTCCATGAGTTCTCCCCCGGCCTCCTCGGCGAGGACAGCGGATGGCAGGAGGGCGGCGAGGGCCAGAAGCAGTCGCATCACTTGAGCTTCTTGATGCGTTCCTGGGCGCTGATGACGTCGGTAAGCCGGATCCCGAACTTCTCGTTGACCACCACCACCTCGCCGTGGGCGATCAGGGTCCCGTTGACTATCACGTCCAGCGGTTCGCCGGCGAAGCGATCCAGCTCCACCACCGAGCCCTGGTTGAGCTGCAGGAGATTGCGGATATTGATCTTGGTCCGGCCGATCTCCATGGCGATGGTCACCGGGATATCCAGGATCATGTCCAGATTCACGGCGGCATTCTCGTCCTGCCCCGCGCCGGGGTCCTCCTCCAGGTTCGGCATGGAGGCCGGCTTGGCCTGGTCACCGCCACCGCCGGTCATCTGGCCGACGCCGAAGTCGAAATCGCCCCCCTCGTCATCACCACTCGGAGGCCCCTCTTCACCGAACTCCTCGGCGAAGGCCTCGGCCCAGGGATCCTCTTCCCCTTCACCGCCGGCGGCCGCCTCGCCGTCATCACCGCCTTCCATGGAATTGATGATCTCTTCGGGATCCGGCGCGTTCTCGCCGCCGCCGTTCTCCCCGGCCCCGTTCTCGTTATTGCCCTGCTCGTCGTCGGCCATGGCCTTGCTCTGCCTCCTGTCGGGACGTCCCTAGCGCGTGGTTCCGCCCTGGGTCGGCCGTTCCACGAATTCGGAAATCTTGATCGCCCAGCGGCCCTCACGGGTCCCGTACTGCCCGCGCAGGACGGGCACGCCCTCCGCCCGCATGGTGACCTCCTCGGGGAGTTCCACGGGGATGATATCCCCCGGCGCGAGATTCATCACCTCGCGCAGGGTCAGCTCGGTCTCGGCGAGCTCCACGCTCGCTTCCACGTCCATGCCCTCCACCTCTTCGCGCATGGTGGAGAGCCAGCGCTCGTCCACCTCCAGCCGCTCGCTCTGGATCCCGGCGTCCAGCAGGTCGCGGATGGGCTCGAGCATGGAGTAGGGCATGGTGATGTGCAGGTCGCCGCCACCGCCGTCCATCTCCACGTGGAAGCTGCAGACGACCACGATCTCGGTGGGCGAGACGATGTTGGCGAACTGCGGGTTCACCTCGGCGTTGAGGAACTCGTACTCCAGGGAGAGCACCGGCGCCCAGGCCTCCTGCAGGTCCTTGAAGGCCTGACGCAGGAGGATCTGGATGATCCGCTGCTCGGTCTGGGTGAACTCCCGCCCCTCGATCTTGGTGTGGAAGCGCCCGCCACCGCCGAAGAAATTGTCCACCACGGAGAAGACCAGCTTGGGATCCAGCACCATGAGCGCCGTCCCGCGCAGGGGCTTCATGCGCACGATGTTGAGGCTGGTGGGGACGAAGAGGGTGTGGACGTACTCCCCGAACTTCATCATCCGGATCCCGCCCACGGAGATCTCGGCACTGCGGCGGAGCATGTTGAAGAGGCTGATCCGGAACGAACGGCCGAAGCGCTCGTTGATCATCTCCAGCGTGGGCATTCGCCCACGGACGATCCGATCCTGGCTGGCGAAATCGAAGGAGACCGGACCTTCGGCGCCGGTCTCCTCCTGCTCCTCTCCCCCCTCCTCATCGCCAACGCCGTGGAGGAGGGCGTCGATCTCGTCCTGGGAGAGTAGTTCGCTGCTGGCCATGGGCTCGCCTACTGGATCACGAACTTGGTGAAGTAGACCTCTTCAATGGCGGGCTTGCCATAGCGTTCCTCCAGCACCTTGCGCATATCCTCGAGGATGGCCTTGCGCAACTGCTGCTTGCCCTCCGTGGTGCGGACCTGCTCGGCATTCTGGGACCCCAGGATGGTATTGATGCGATCCCGGATCACCGGCATGTGGGTCTCCACCGCGTCCCCCGCCTTGGGATCCCGGCTCATGACCTGGATCCCCACCTGCATGAACCGGGCGCCTCCGCCGTTCACGTTCACGGTGAAGGGATCCCCCATCTCGATGTAGTGGGTCTCCTGCGACTCCTGGGCCTGCTCGGCCTCTCCACCGCCCCCGCTGCTGCCGCCGCCACCAAAGACGCCGGCAAACCAGAGGGCGGCCACCAACCCGCCGATGAGGACGACCTGGGCGGCCACCAGGATGATGACGAGCTTGCCGGTGGACATCCCACCGCCGCCGCCATTACCTACATCGACGTCGACTTCCTTCTTCGCCATTCCGGTCTTCCCGTTCGCTGCGGCTGGAGGCCGGGGCCGCCGTTATGGCGGCCGACCGTCGTGCCGCCATTGTTTCCCAAGGTGCCGCCATAGGCAAGCCGCGGTCAGGCGTAGTAGTCCACGCCACCCCGCGCGGCCACCTCGTCGGGAGTCATGCTCACGACGGTCCCGTCGGCCTCTTCATTGGCGGCAACCTCCCCGTGGCCGGGGTGTTCACCACTACCCGGGCGGCCGTCGCCCTCCTCGGCAAACTGCTGTTGCTGGTCGGAGACATCCACGTCCACCAGGTCCATGCCCTGCTGCTCGAAGAGCTCCCGCAGCCGGGGCAGGGCCTGCTCCACCGCATCGCGGGTGGTGGCGTTCTGGACGTTGAAGGTCACGCTGGCCTGCTCGTTCTGCACCGAGACGCGGATATCCAGCGGGCCGAGGTTCTGGGGATGGAGGCGGACATCGGCCCGCTGGATGCCGTTGCGGGCCATGAAGACCACCCGCTCGCCCACGGCCTGGTTCCAGCCCTGGCCGTTCACCGAGGCCCCCAGGGGCGAGTTGGCGATGGTCCCCGCAGTGGAGGTCCCGGCGAAGGCGGAGCCGAATCCGCCGGTGGAGGCGCCGAAGCCGCCGCCGAAGCCACTCCCGAAGCCGCCGCCACTGCCGGCCTGGGTGCCGAGCCCCATGGCCGCAACCCGCTGGGCCGCCGTCTCCCCGCTGCGGCCGGCCTCACTACCGGTGCCGGTCGAGGTGCCGAGCAACGAGCCCTGGCGGCCCATCAGGCCCTCACCATCCATCGCCTTGAGGGCGAGGTTGCGCTCCCCCTCGCCCTGTCCGTTACTGCCCAGGGACTGGAGGCCGGCGCGCAGGAAGGCCTGGAGACGGCTCTCACCCCGACCGGTATCGAGCCCCTCGGTGGTGGCGGCCCGGCCCTCAGTGCCCTGCAGGGCGGCCTCCAGCCGCTGGCGGGTCGACTGCGGCAGGTCGAGCCCCTCCAGGCGCTGGCGCAGCGCCTCCAGGCCGCCCCTGCTCCCGCCCTGCCCACCGCCCTCGCCGGCACTGGCCAGCAGGGCGGCGGCGGTCTGCCGGATGGAGGCGGCATCATTGCCGCCGTCGATGCCGCGCAGGGCCGCGGCCAGCCCCTCATCGGAGCCGGCGATCTCCTGCAGCAGCCCCTGCAGGGAGCGTTCCCCTTCCCCGCCACCCGACTGCAGTAGATTCGCCAGGGCCTCGGCGTCCTTCCCACCCCCCGACTGGAGCAGTTGCGCGAGCTGCTCGCCCAGGCCACCGCCGCCCTTGAGGTCCAGCTCCCCGAGCATCTCCTGGAGCCGGGCCAGCAGGGCCTGGCCCTCTTCGGCGGAGAGCTCCGTCAGCGCCTCGGCCCCCTCCTTGCCGATCCCGAACAGCGCCTTGAGCAGATCGGTATCGGCGTCGGCGAAGGGGTTGCCGTCCTCCGGCAGCTCGGAGCCGTCCGCCGGCAATCCCTTGCCGCTTCCCTCCGCCCCGCGCACGGCCTGCAACAGTTTCGAGAATCCATCTCCCCCCCCGTCCGACGACCCCTGTGTGGCGGCCGGACGCCCCGTTCCCTGGGCAGCGATGGTGTTCTGCGCCGCGATGGCTGACATGGTTGTTGTGTCCTCGCTGATGTGCCCGCGAGAGACTTTGCAACGGCTGTGCCAGAGAGGTACGAGCGGCTAGCGGACGGGGCCGCCCCGCGGTCGACCGGCGCGTTCGTCGGTCTCCTTCTGCTCCTGGCGCTGTTCGCGCTGGACCTCTTCCTCGGCATACCAGGACTGGAGGGTCTCGATCCGACGGGTCTCGGTGCGCGCGGCCAGCCACTTCCGGCGCGCCTGTTCCACCTCCGCCTCGGCCCGCTCCACTACCTGCTGCTGGCCGGCGATAGCCTGATCGACCTGGATGAGGAAGCGGTGGAAATCGCGGACCTGCTGGCCGCGCAGCCCCTGCCGGCCGGCGGTCTGCAGGGCCTGCTCGTATTCCTGCTTGTAGCCGTGGAGGTTGGTGAGCTGCTGATGCTGCTGCTCCAGCCGCTGCTGCGCCTCGGCCAGCTCCTTGGCGGCACGGGACTCCCGGTTATCGGCCAGCCGGGCCACCGGCTGGATGCGTTCGCTGCGGTCCGCCATATCGGCCTATCAGCCTCCCTGGGCCGGCAGGACCTGGTGCAGGGCCTGGACGCTCTGCTCCAGGGCCTCGCCGTGGCGCATGTCCTGCTGCAGGAACTGCATCAACCGCGGCTGCCACTCGATGGCCTGGTCGATAGCCGGATCGGAGCCGCGGGTGTAGGCGCCGATGCTGATGAGGTCGCGATTCTGCTCGTAGGTGGACCAGATCTGCTTGAAGCGGCGCGCCGACTGCTGGTGCTCCGGGCTGGTGATATCCGGCATCACCCGGCTGATGGAGGCCTCGATGTCGATGGCCGGGTAGTGGCCGCTCTCGGCCAGACGGCGGGAGAGGACCACGTGGCCGTCCAGGATGGCGCGGGCGGCATCGGCGATGGGATCCTGCTGGTCGTCGCCCTCGGTGAGGACGGTGTAGAAGGCCGTGATGGTGCCGCTACCTGGCGGACCGTTGCCGGCGCGCTCCACCAGGGCGGGGAGCTTGGCGAAGACCGAGGGCGGGTAGCCCTTGGTCGCCGGCGGCTCCCCCACCGCCAGGGCGATCTCGCGCTGGGCCTGGGCGTAGCGGGTGATGGAGTCCATGAGCAGGAGGACATCCCGCCCCTGGTCGCGGAAGTATTCCGCGATGGCGTGGGCCTCGGCGGCGCCGTGGAGCCGCATCACCGGCGTCGTATCGGCGGGGGCCGCGACCACCACGGCCCGTTCCAGCCCCTCTTCGCCGAGGATGTTGTCGATGAAGTCCTTGACCTCGCGCCCGCGCTCGCCGATGAGCCCCACCACCACCACGTCGGCGCTGGTGAAGCGGGTCATCATCCCCAGCAGGACGCTCTTGCCGACACCGGAGCCGGCGAAGAGCCCCATGCGCTGGCCGCGGCCCACGGTGAGCATGGAATTGATGGCCCGGACCCCGGTATCCAGGGGATCGCGCACCGGTGCCCGGGCCATGGGATTGACCCCCCGGCTGGTCAGCGGCACCCGGTCGTGGACCTCCAGACGGCCCCGTCCGTCCAGCGGCTGGCCGCCGCCATCCACCACGCGGCCGAGCATGCCCTCCCCCACCGGCGCCTCCTGGACGCGGCCGGTGGGCACCACCCGGGCATTGGGGACCACGGCCCCCAGCTCCGTGGTGGGCATGAGGTAGAGCCGATCCCCGTGGAAACCGACCACCTCGGCCTCCACCTCGGTGCCATCGGGGTTCTCGATGAGGCAGCGGGCACCAGTGGGGGCCTGCAGGCCCACGGCCTCCAGGGTGAGGCCGACCATGCGGGTGAGCGTGCCGGCCACCCGTGGCCGCAGCGGGGTGGCCTCCAGCCGTTCGGTGGCGCGCTGCAGCCGGTCCTTGAGGGCCTCGCGGCGATCAGCCGTCGGCGTGCTGGTCGTCATCGCCCCGCTCCCCGCCCAGCAGGCGCGCCGAGAGCGCCGCCAGGCGCCGTTCCAGGGTGGCATCCACGCGGGTGTACTCGCTCTCCACGCGGCAGCCGCCGCGGGTCAGGCCGGGGTCTTCCACCAGCTCCCACTGGCGCTCGGCGTCATCCTCGCGGACCCCCAGCGCCTCGCGCACCAGGGACGCATCCTCGGGATGGAGGTGGAGTTCGTAGGCCTGGGCCTGGGACGGGAGCTCGGCCAGGGCCTCGCGGACGACGGCCACCACCTCGTCCGGGTGGTGGCGGAGCTCCCGGCGGACCAACTGGCGCGCGGCGGCATTCACCACCGCCAGCAGCTGCTCCTCCACGGACTCATCGAGCTGTTCCAGGGGGCGCGCGAAGGCGGCAGTGATGGCCTCCAGCTGGGCGGCGGCATCCGCGTACTGCTGGCGCTCCGCCTCGGCGGCCTCGCGACCCTCGGCCAGCCCCGCCTCGTAGCCGGCGGCGTGGCCCTCCTGGTGCCCGGCCTCCTTCCCCGCGGCGGTACCGGCCTCTTCGCCCGCGGCGTGGCCGGCCTCGTAACCGGCGTTGTAGCCCTGGGTGCGCGCCTCCTCGCGGATGGCGGCCAGCTCTTCCTCGGTGGGCCAGGGATCGGCCTCCGGCTCCTCCTCGGCGGCCTCTTCCGCCTCCGCGGCGGCCTCGGCCTCCTTCTGTCGGCGGCCCTCCGGGTCGTCCATGTCCGGTGCATACCAGCGCGATACGGCCTCCGCCTCGGCGGCGGGGATCACGCTAGACATACTGATCGCCCTTGCCGCCCAGGGTTATGTCGCCGGCCTCGGCCATGCGCCGGGCGATACCGAGGATCTCCTTCTGCGCCTCCTCCACGTCGGAGAGGCGGACCGGGCCCTTGGCCTCCAGGTCGTCCTTGAGCATCTCGCCGGCCCGCTTGGACATGTTCTTGAAGACCTTGTCCTTGACCGCATCCTCCGACCCCTTGAGGGCAGTAATGAGGGTGTCCGAGGGGACCTCGCGCAGCAGCGCCTGGATGGAGCGATCGTCGATGTCGGCGAGGTTGTCGAAGACGAACATCAGGTCCTGGATGTTCTGGGAGAGCTCCGGATCGACGTCATTGATGTTGTCGAGAACCCCGGTCTCCACGTTGGAGTCCACGAAGTTGAGGATGTCCGCCGCCTTCTTGATGCCGCCCATGTTGGCCGACTTGAGGTTGGAGGTGTTGCCGCCGGCGAACTGGCGCTCGAAGATCTCGTCGAGCTCGTGCAGGGCATTGGGCTGGATGCCATCCAGGGTGGCGATGCGCAGGGTGACGTCGGTCCGGACCTGTTCGGGGAGCATGGAGAGGACCTCCGCCGACTGGTCGTCCTCCAGGAAGGAGAGGACGATGGCGATGATCTGCGGATGCTCCACGCGGATCATCTCGGCCACGGCGCGCGGCTCCATCCAGCGCAGGGACTCCAGCCCCTTGGAGCCCTTGCCGAGCAGTATGCGGTCCACCAGGCTGTCGGCCTTGTCCTCGCCCAGCGCCTTGGTAAGCACATTGCGGATATAGTCGTCCGCCTCGACACCCAGAGCGGTCTGGCTGTCCACGGTTTCGACGAACTCCGAGAGGACATCGCTGACCTGCTCGCGG
This region of Thiohalospira halophila DSM 15071 genomic DNA includes:
- the fliM gene encoding flagellar motor switch protein FliM translates to MASSELLSQDEIDALLHGVGDEEGGEEQEETGAEGPVSFDFASQDRIVRGRMPTLEMINERFGRSFRISLFNMLRRSAEISVGGIRMMKFGEYVHTLFVPTSLNIVRMKPLRGTALMVLDPKLVFSVVDNFFGGGGRFHTKIEGREFTQTEQRIIQILLRQAFKDLQEAWAPVLSLEYEFLNAEVNPQFANIVSPTEIVVVCSFHVEMDGGGGDLHITMPYSMLEPIRDLLDAGIQSERLEVDERWLSTMREEVEGMDVEASVELAETELTLREVMNLAPGDIIPVELPEEVTMRAEGVPVLRGQYGTREGRWAIKISEFVERPTQGGTTR
- the fliI gene encoding flagellar protein export ATPase FliI codes for the protein MTTSTPTADRREALKDRLQRATERLEATPLRPRVAGTLTRMVGLTLEAVGLQAPTGARCLIENPDGTEVEAEVVGFHGDRLYLMPTTELGAVVPNARVVPTGRVQEAPVGEGMLGRVVDGGGQPLDGRGRLEVHDRVPLTSRGVNPMARAPVRDPLDTGVRAINSMLTVGRGQRMGLFAGSGVGKSVLLGMMTRFTSADVVVVGLIGERGREVKDFIDNILGEEGLERAVVVAAPADTTPVMRLHGAAEAHAIAEYFRDQGRDVLLLMDSITRYAQAQREIALAVGEPPATKGYPPSVFAKLPALVERAGNGPPGSGTITAFYTVLTEGDDQQDPIADAARAILDGHVVLSRRLAESGHYPAIDIEASISRVMPDITSPEHQQSARRFKQIWSTYEQNRDLISIGAYTRGSDPAIDQAIEWQPRLMQFLQQDMRHGEALEQSVQALHQVLPAQGG
- a CDS encoding flagellar basal body-associated FliL family protein is translated as MAKKEVDVDVGNGGGGGMSTGKLVIILVAAQVVLIGGLVAALWFAGVFGGGGSSGGGGEAEQAQESQETHYIEMGDPFTVNVNGGGARFMQVGIQVMSRDPKAGDAVETHMPVIRDRINTILGSQNAEQVRTTEGKQQLRKAILEDMRKVLEERYGKPAIEEVYFTKFVIQ
- the fliN gene encoding flagellar motor switch protein FliN, producing MADDEQGNNENGAGENGGGENAPDPEEIINSMEGGDDGEAAAGGEGEEDPWAEAFAEEFGEEGPPSGDDEGGDFDFGVGQMTGGGGDQAKPASMPNLEEDPGAGQDENAAVNLDMILDIPVTIAMEIGRTKINIRNLLQLNQGSVVELDRFAGEPLDVIVNGTLIAHGEVVVVNEKFGIRLTDVISAQERIKKLK
- a CDS encoding flagellar hook-length control protein FliK; this translates as MRGAEGSGKGLPADGSELPEDGNPFADADTDLLKALFGIGKEGAEALTELSAEEGQALLARLQEMLGELDLKGGGGLGEQLAQLLQSGGGKDAEALANLLQSGGGEGERSLQGLLQEIAGSDEGLAAALRGIDGGNDAASIRQTAAALLASAGEGGGQGGSRGGLEALRQRLEGLDLPQSTRQRLEAALQGTEGRAATTEGLDTGRGESRLQAFLRAGLQSLGSNGQGEGERNLALKAMDGEGLMGRQGSLLGTSTGTGSEAGRSGETAAQRVAAMGLGTQAGSGGGFGSGFGGGFGASTGGFGSAFAGTSTAGTIANSPLGASVNGQGWNQAVGERVVFMARNGIQRADVRLHPQNLGPLDIRVSVQNEQASVTFNVQNATTRDAVEQALPRLRELFEQQGMDLVDVDVSDQQQQFAEEGDGRPGSGEHPGHGEVAANEEADGTVVSMTPDEVAARGGVDYYA
- a CDS encoding flagellar assembly protein FliH codes for the protein MSSVIPAAEAEAVSRWYAPDMDDPEGRRQKEAEAAAEAEEAAEEEPEADPWPTEEELAAIREEARTQGYNAGYEAGHAAGEEAGTAAGKEAGHQEGHAAGYEAGLAEGREAAEAERQQYADAAAQLEAITAAFARPLEQLDESVEEQLLAVVNAAARQLVRRELRHHPDEVVAVVREALAELPSQAQAYELHLHPEDASLVREALGVREDDAERQWELVEDPGLTRGGCRVESEYTRVDATLERRLAALSARLLGGERGDDDQHADG
- the fliJ gene encoding flagellar export protein FliJ — its product is MADRSERIQPVARLADNRESRAAKELAEAQQRLEQQHQQLTNLHGYKQEYEQALQTAGRQGLRGQQVRDFHRFLIQVDQAIAGQQQVVERAEAEVEQARRKWLAARTETRRIETLQSWYAEEEVQREQRQEQKETDERAGRPRGGPVR
- the fliO gene encoding flagellar biosynthetic protein FliO, producing MRLLLALAALLPSAVLAEEAGGELMEPLAGGRVVEIFLGLFAVLLLIGVIAWVVRRMPGLTRSADGSMRVIAGIPVGQRERILLVEVGDEQLVVGVAPGRVELLHHLQEPVSSSTPQEGAGSDFARRLHERLQRLRGQQ
- the fliG gene encoding flagellar motor switch protein FliG; translated protein: MAEAAADQQQEAKAELPNKKKALSGVERAAVLLLSLGEQDAAEVMKHLGPKEVQGLGQTMAQLGGITREQVSDVLSEFVETVDSQTALGVEADDYIRNVLTKALGEDKADSLVDRILLGKGSKGLESLRWMEPRAVAEMIRVEHPQIIAIVLSFLEDDQSAEVLSMLPEQVRTDVTLRIATLDGIQPNALHELDEIFERQFAGGNTSNLKSANMGGIKKAADILNFVDSNVETGVLDNINDVDPELSQNIQDLMFVFDNLADIDDRSIQALLREVPSDTLITALKGSEDAVKDKVFKNMSKRAGEMLKDDLEAKGPVRLSDVEEAQKEILGIARRMAEAGDITLGGKGDQYV